In Chryseobacterium oranimense, a single window of DNA contains:
- a CDS encoding HAMP domain-containing sensor histidine kinase — translation MNLSFRFARAFTVLVFFVLITGFTILYFAFERATMRSAILKLEDLNTYVTHRLEKDPDYDYLKFHHRQTHVSILPIDFKNVKEKIIEEKYIWNKSIQSHMNRITVTTYPVIHHKRYAITSVRYITIIENNFLMSIIMVIAWIMVFLIILTIIVSILVSKKILDPFYHAIDEIKKFSLRDNRSMDLMKTETEEFKSLNTFLLKMTESSKKDYNLLEELSENTSHELQTPLASIKGKIELLMDSELSENQLITLSSMNDELDRLSSINQSLILLAKLEHFEKNDSQLINFSDLLQERFHYFEDIFEIQNLTVTKDIHEDVYLNFDKNLATIVVNNLINNSKRHNIENGKISVTLTETYFQISNTGNPPTIPTTELFKRFKRGNPNENSIGIGLALVKKILEIYDAEIFYQFENDLHTIRINFIK, via the coding sequence ATGAATTTAAGTTTCCGTTTTGCCAGAGCATTCACTGTATTGGTATTTTTTGTACTGATCACTGGTTTTACTATTCTCTATTTTGCTTTTGAAAGGGCAACGATGCGTTCTGCCATTCTCAAACTTGAAGATTTAAACACATATGTAACCCACAGATTGGAAAAGGATCCGGATTACGATTATTTAAAATTCCATCACAGGCAAACCCACGTCAGCATTCTTCCTATAGATTTTAAAAACGTAAAGGAAAAAATTATTGAAGAAAAATACATCTGGAACAAAAGCATACAGTCTCATATGAACAGGATCACCGTGACCACCTACCCTGTCATTCATCATAAAAGATACGCCATCACCAGTGTAAGGTATATTACGATTATCGAAAATAATTTTCTGATGAGCATCATCATGGTGATTGCATGGATTATGGTCTTTCTTATTATTCTGACTATTATCGTAAGTATTCTGGTATCTAAAAAAATTCTTGATCCTTTTTACCACGCAATAGACGAAATAAAGAAATTTAGTCTGAGAGACAACCGTTCCATGGATCTGATGAAAACAGAAACCGAAGAATTTAAATCACTCAACACGTTTTTACTAAAAATGACAGAAAGCTCTAAAAAAGATTACAATCTGTTAGAGGAACTTTCAGAAAACACTTCTCATGAATTGCAAACACCATTAGCTTCCATCAAAGGGAAAATAGAGCTGTTGATGGACAGTGAACTTTCAGAAAACCAACTCATTACTCTTTCCTCTATGAATGATGAACTGGACAGGCTTTCATCAATTAATCAATCTCTTATTCTCCTCGCCAAGCTGGAACATTTTGAAAAGAACGATTCCCAGCTTATCAATTTTTCTGACTTACTTCAGGAAAGGTTTCATTATTTTGAAGATATTTTTGAAATCCAGAATCTTACCGTGACAAAGGATATTCACGAGGATGTTTATCTTAATTTTGATAAAAATCTGGCAACGATTGTCGTCAACAACCTCATCAATAATTCCAAAAGACATAATATAGAAAACGGAAAAATTTCTGTAACACTCACAGAAACGTATTTCCAAATTTCAAATACGGGAAATCCACCCACCATTCCTACTACAGAATTATTCAAGAGATTCAAACGCGGAAATCCCAATGAGAACTCCATTGGAATCGGTTTGGCCCTCGTGAAGAAAATTTTGGAGATTTATGATGCTGAAATATTCTATCAATTTGAAAACGATCTGCATACAATAAGGATCAATTTCATAAAATAA
- a CDS encoding response regulator transcription factor: MKILIIEDHKDLATNIIDYLKKEDHICEVACDAKEALEKIELFEYDCILLDLMLPDGNGLDILKHIKNYAPGSSVIIVSAKNSLDTKLTGLDDGADDYITKPFSLPELHSRIKAVLRRKTPEANRILSFNEIKIDLESKACKINGQLTNLTKKELNLLIYFINNQNRMLSKQAIASHLWGDYTYSIDNVDFVYQHLKNLRKKVIDAGGKDYLQTVYGLGYKWIDK, from the coding sequence ATGAAAATCCTCATTATAGAAGACCATAAAGACCTTGCAACCAATATCATAGATTATCTTAAAAAGGAAGACCACATCTGTGAAGTAGCGTGTGATGCAAAAGAAGCTTTGGAAAAAATCGAACTTTTTGAGTACGATTGTATTCTTTTGGATCTGATGCTTCCCGACGGAAACGGACTGGACATCCTGAAGCACATTAAAAACTACGCTCCCGGATCAAGCGTCATTATTGTTTCTGCAAAAAATTCTTTAGATACAAAATTGACAGGATTAGATGACGGAGCCGATGATTATATTACCAAACCATTTTCCTTACCCGAACTTCACTCCAGAATAAAAGCTGTTCTTAGAAGAAAAACACCTGAGGCCAACCGCATTTTAAGCTTCAATGAAATCAAAATTGATCTTGAATCTAAAGCGTGTAAAATCAACGGTCAACTGACTAATCTTACCAAAAAAGAACTAAACCTGCTGATTTATTTTATCAACAATCAGAACAGAATGCTTTCCAAACAGGCTATCGCAAGCCATCTTTGGGGTGATTACACCTACAGCATTGACAATGTAGACTTCGTCTATCAGCATTTAAAAAACTTAAGAAAGAAAGTGATTGATGCCGGCGGGAAAGATTATCTGCAAACCGTTTACGGATTAGGTTATAAATGGATTGATAAATGA
- a CDS encoding DUF3575 domain-containing protein: MKKLLILIPCFLLSEADAQELQATPSEKMNIVKTNVTAYAFRNINLSYERAINQWFSLNIGFGTMTQGKVPFINAFLKDEDEKRFQNLRVKATNFTIEPRFYIGKGYGKGFYFAPYYRYSDVSSNRFDFYYDYDAIDGNTYQIPLKGQGSTSGNSGGLMVGVQFFLTRSQNLVLDFWIAGAHYGSGKGDFTMTSNYALTPEMQAQLKKEIENLNIPFVDYTVETNANGAKVKVDGPWAGFRSGLSIGYRF; encoded by the coding sequence ATGAAAAAGCTCCTCATCTTAATTCCCTGTTTCCTGCTTTCAGAAGCAGACGCACAGGAACTTCAGGCTACCCCATCCGAAAAAATGAATATAGTCAAGACAAATGTGACAGCCTATGCCTTCAGAAATATCAATTTGTCTTACGAAAGAGCGATCAACCAGTGGTTCTCTCTTAATATAGGTTTTGGAACCATGACACAGGGAAAAGTACCCTTCATTAATGCCTTTTTGAAAGATGAAGATGAAAAAAGATTTCAGAATCTGAGGGTTAAGGCCACAAACTTCACTATTGAACCAAGGTTTTACATTGGAAAAGGATATGGTAAAGGCTTTTATTTTGCGCCTTATTACCGGTATTCTGATGTCTCTTCCAACAGGTTTGATTTTTATTACGATTATGATGCCATTGATGGAAATACTTATCAGATACCGCTTAAAGGCCAGGGAAGCACCAGCGGAAACAGTGGCGGTCTGATGGTAGGTGTACAATTCTTCCTTACCCGAAGCCAGAATCTGGTTCTGGATTTCTGGATCGCAGGTGCCCATTACGGAAGCGGAAAAGGCGATTTTACCATGACCAGCAACTATGCATTAACCCCGGAAATGCAGGCACAGCTTAAAAAAGAAATTGAAAACCTTAATATTCCCTTTGTAGATTACACGGTAGAAACCAATGCCAACGGAGCAAAGGTAAAAGTGGACGGGCCTTGGGCCGGATTCAGAAGTGGACTGTCTATTGGTTATAGGTTTTAA